Part of the Zea mays cultivar B73 chromosome 4, Zm-B73-REFERENCE-NAM-5.0, whole genome shotgun sequence genome is shown below.
ccggtgtgaggaatctactcctctacctctagaccatgcagctgtttggctgaggggtttggtttgccaaagcactagctgagtctaaaattgaTTTTAACTTTTCCAATTCTAATATCATTACTTTCAGCTAAGTttactccttctaagcatacatggtaacattcatttaatacaatcaacatgttatctcatgtaaaacctcatttcacttcttactcaatgtagtacaaggtgtcaagcagtctcattaactgcgagaagcagatgattcgaatcaagttttaaccttgcaaggtaaacctaaacacacgacatgtcagggcactccgtccccacacacgtcaaccgtccccattgatcccccgttcgtggccaggactcaccgccttggcatacaatgctccactgaccccggctgccaccgtgcagtggccgcacttgtacccaccatagctagcatgggagacccaatctcaggacgcgtgaggggtaaagtccgcgcccggcttcactcaggtactaggtttactggttaccatatttcccgacatgtgtttagtacattcaaacgcttgactcaggtatccacacattaatccttaattccttttcccatctcatggacaaggcatcctccctggatccatgtccatagaccatcatagatcccattatcaagatgaatacaatcaattccttacCTCACGCGagagctagaaaaatcactcgtcttctaccgagatcctgatttaacaaagtagctactcgacctagcatactagtatccatctcaaaaaggaatcttgaattcatgcaactagggtttcaagcaactcctacacttaagtgcacattgcaggcctacaaacattaagtgtagtaaagtaacatatataaattggttatgcataaaaccggggcttgccttcaattgctggggctgtggggagatcctcgatTTTAGGCTCAGGTGCTAGCTCCTGATCTTCCtcatggacagctccttgctcagggatgagcatgtactctctgtcagcgaggttgcaatctaatgaatgcaatgagtaatatatatgcatggcatgatataCAATTTAGCAACTAAATTGTAGGGTGAAAGATTAATTAACAGGGAATGGAGCTAAGTCTGGCTATTAGAGATTTCCggggtatacttagtaaattagggtcaagtttgattactgaatggttagaccatttttagtgttccactggttttcctttttagGTCTTAGTGTTATTTTAACAAGATTCCTAGCTGTATTTATTGGGGTGAGACTTTATTAATCTTTCTAatctatctcttcttttccttttcttttatgcctttaaggtgcgtttgaactacaagatagtttTATAAATTTTCAAAAATTCCGTAAAAAGTTtagtggcttctcactggtgtataactctctgcctaaaaatttggggcttaaaacgtgaggggttctctctgtacaaaattatcaaatattagcgcAGAGagagtgctttgaactacaactctcctttaacagtaggttattctctaatacttatttttgctggcatctaggtgtaataacataactttgtacaaattttcagccactaatactcattagttattttactatgattttctaaagtttctagccaaaggggtactttctactaccactatacttgaaaaatatcaaacaacagatttctaaattttcctatcttctttgcgcaagagcaatcattctataatttggtaactttttgcttaagggaaagggtggtaggaatttcttgaattaaatggcTTATTACATGAGGTAGGGGTAATGGGTGTTATTTTGTAgtttgaataggttttgcatttttctgtggtggtctacttcatcaataaTTTAGTAAAAATTCATTTGCCCATGGTTGCACAATTTTTGgctttcttatgatttaattggtATATGGCTAAAAATtaagttttaattgttcaacccatttatgatgatgggctggggtgtttattatttttgtaggggTGTTCTAGTAGTTAGGGATCTACTGGATTTTTCTTACTAATTttgaaatggtccttatatttttaattatggcTTTTCTTGGTTCTTTGCTGCCTAATAATTTATTTAACCCTGGATTAGTCTTGGACTAGGGTTCtctatatttttcctaggttcttcattacctaagtggactaggaaaaatatgttcatctactgttcattaatttctattgtctttcttattttcctaagttttgggcagatgTAGTGTTTAATAGATAACTCTATGCTAATATGGTATACTAGGGtgcttaacatttttaaacagtgcctaagttgggtttggacctctacaaattttcttaagttcagtacagaagcataactatttttccttatttcaataaggtttgggcagtttccttatttaattctaaactctaaaaattactaCAGAAGGCTCAGtatttttatttgatagttcataatattctgaATCAGTAAacctggtttgactaaatttggttaattatttctcaagatatgaatttcctaagCTTTTTGTTCATTAAAAATAATATTcaaaatgattaaatggaaaaccgacttgcatcggggtccctgggcTTGTCTCTAACTAAGTCATTTAAACCGTGCCCTCAAaacactattcacatgagtctctgactacgcagaaaaccccctggggtttCGCTAAATCAAACCCACGGTCTTTCTCccattaaacagtaaccgcggcggaggaaagggcggaggggcttaccggcggcgagattgctccggtgaagtggtcgagggtgtaggggaggtcttgacggtcacgccgatgtgcggatcgCCTCTAGtgatggtcggagtaggtcggtccacgtgcgcaggcgggcgagctcgtcggcggcgaggactccagcctatccagggcggtagagttcaatcaaGTTGGTCAGTGAGCTTCACTGGGTGCTGGGGAAGACGTAGGCACAAGTAATTGGACTGTGGCTTACCGGTTAGTCGTGGCCATGTGCGCCGGTGGGGATTACAACTCCGACGAGGGTGGAACGGCTTCTCCGGTGAAGTAGCGCCTGGTTTCTTGCTTCGGGGAGCTCTACGGGGCTCTAGGGAAGCTAACCGAGGCACGAGATTGAGTGGGGATGGCTTGGAGGGGTCTGGCCACAGCGGCCAAGCGCTCGGGTTGCTTGGCGGGCGGCGTAGAGCTCGCCAGAGCTAAGTGCTGGGCTTGAGAGGTTAAGTGAGGCGTGGAGGGAGTACGACCAATGCTTCCCTGCTCTTATAGACATGGCACGGTGCACGGGCGGGCATGCACGGCTGGGCGCGAGTGCGCGAACTGGCGTGAACCGGGCGTGTCAGATGCGATCGAACACGTGACGCCATtgtttctgcccgagttctaactTCGATAGGGCGTAGATctttgcgaatttgggcaagatcgctgtgtaaGATTTGTTCTCGCGACTACGCTCTGTCGTTTGTGCGTGGAGCCGAGCGATTTCGGGTCAAGGGCAGAGAGTTGTCGCCTCGTCAATATGGCAGTGTCACAAGGCCGAGTTCCGAGGCAAATCCCTGCCAAGATCGTGTCAAACGGCCGAGTCTCGCTcccaaatttttccagggtgtgTTCAAGGTAGTTTGGCGCTACTTTTATATTTGGACTCATTTGATtcaagttttgaaaaacagagaacacagaaGATCTTTGGaaaaatttctgaattttccCTTAGGGCATTAGTTcatgggctgatttggggattttggaaaattcaAAAGACAAATCTTCCTTACTACATTTTGTAggttatttagtgcactaaaactttGTTAATTGGTTCATATCAAAATTTTGCATGTTTCCCAAGTCTTTTCTATAATTccttttatgtgcttaaatggcCCATTATGAAAGGTGTTAGGGTTTTAGGTGTTTTTCTCCCCTGAGGTGTATGATATGCTTAGAGTGTGGTTTATGAGATGAAAGAGACTTAAGTTTTAGTTTCTTAAGTATGATGTCTCTTGCTCAATTAAAGTCACATATGATAATTGTCACAAGTTGGGGCACTGGggtaaaccctaagtaacactggGGGGGTGTTACAGCTTCGCCCTGGGTCACCGAGTCGTTACGGTGTCGTGCACACATCTTTCCAGATCGTGTAGAAGCAGGATGATAATTGGTTGTGAACGAGATGCGTCGAGAAGGCAGGACAGTGTTTTTGTCGGAGGAACACTTAGATGCGTTGGGCCTGCCAATAATGGCCCAGTTGTTGGAGTGTGTTATTTTAATACACAAGAGGTATTTTAAAAATGGGCCTTAGTATGTCAGATATGGTCTTACAATTGTCTGGAATAGGCGAAGGAAGAGAGGAGGTAAACCATAACTTCGAGACAAAGTAGAGTTTAGGGGTTGTTAACACCCCGTCCCCTGTAATAACAATTGACAGGCGCCACGCACGCCACAGCCGCGGCCCGCGAGCGAGGAGAGATTTGACATTATGAAACACGACGGATGCGGCTTCAACGAAATAGAAGCTCAGGCGAGGGTTTCTCCATTATAGAAAAGCTGGGCATAGCCAACAATCTAAAATAGACATACCAACTCTATTAACAGGTAACGACAATCTCAAACTCACGCCGTCATATTTCCGTTACCATATAGGCCTGCTGCTCGCTCTTGCTGCCGTCCACGGACATGGCACTGACAGTGTTGGAGACCACCGAGCAGCAGCTCCTCCCGTGCCAGCAGTCCGTCGAGCAGGGACTCTCGTGCCTGGGCTGCGGCGACGACGAGCGCGGGGGAGGAGGAGGTGGCCCCGCACACGGCCCCGCCCAGGGCGTTcccgccgccgctgccgtcgcTGGCGCGGCGCAGGTGGAGCCCACCACCATGGAGATCTCCACCACACATGGATTTCTCCGGCGGGGGCGGCGGCCGCAGCCGCGCCGAGCCGAGCCGGCCCGGTGGCTCGAGATCGCCCGGAAGCTACTCGCCGCGCGAGACCTGGTCGTCTGCAAGCGACTGCCCAACTTATTATACTGAACAGTTATTCCTGAAAAACTAACCACACTATGACCAGCAGGGGAGAAAGCATTGGTCTGATCCACACTAGGGTTGTTCCTTGTATGTCCAGTGCCAACCAGCGTTGCCTTGCTGCTTGTATGTGATGCAGCCTGAGTGAAATCTTTCTGCTGTTTTGAAAGCACTTCAGTCAACAGCAAAGATCTCTCCTCACTCTCAAATGTAAGCCATACTCTCAGATCACGTGGGAAGTAACTTCTCCACTTTGATAGTTGCAAAAGAGTAAATGGACCCTGAACATTCCCAGAAGGATCCTTGTAGTGCCAGACTTTCTCCGGCTCCGTGTCATTTGACATTGTTACTCCAGAAGATGAAAGTGATCCAGCTTCATACATAGTTCTGTTTGCTGTGCTGTTCTCCAAACTTCTTGCTCCTGATCCACATATTGTACTTTTTGTTGACAAattttttggatggtggctacaATCAGAAACTTTTTGGGGATGGTTCTGCATAGTGCTAAGATATCTTGATATTCGTCGTGATATGGTTGTATCTGGTCTTGTCCGATCTACCGACTTTCCAACTGCATATAATAAACAAGCAAATGCTCAGACACTACACTTAATTAAAGCTTAGGTTCAGAAATCTGATTTATTGTAATAGAGTTGATGCTTATCGCAACATTAATTCAAATGTACTGCATTGCAACTTTGCAAGAAAATTACGGTGCAGTATAGTAGATGTATATTTAGACTATACTGCAACAAACCACATGAAATTATGCTACAGCTCCAAGAGAATTCCAATATTTATTAATCAACAAACAACATGAAGCATTAACATTACAGGAAGATATATACCAGTTCTTTTCTCATCTGTTTCTTCAGCAGACTCATAATTAGGATCCATATGTGAGTCAACATGCACTTCCAGAACTTCATTAATCCTGCGGGTTCTTTCCTCAGAATCGTTGAGAAGCTGCAGCTTTTCTACATATTCTCTAAGTGTATGATACAGTCAAGGATCACAAAATAATGAAACATGCAGTACAAGTAATAGCCTATAGTTCTATAATACAAATAAAGTTGTACTTGATTATTATGAATATTCGCAATTCCTGAGCAGAGCATTACGAGCTATTGGAAGCATGCCTCTAGCATTAAAAGACCTATGGCGAAGCTATGACAAGAAAATGGACACCGCTCTTCATTTCATCCCCGCCGCGGACACCGCTCTGGCGCTCTTCATTTCATCCAAGAAGCCTTTGCTGATCTCTCCAGCAACGCCTCGCCTGCTCCTGTCGTTCGCGGACACGGCCGCCCCTGCCCTGGACGAGCTGTACAGGAGGAGCGGCGACCAGCCGGAGATCGAGCAGCAGGCcgacgaggaagacgacgaggtcGAGGTCGTGGAGAACGCGACGGGTATGGCTGCCGCACGAAGTCTTGGTCGGAGGCAGCGACGCCCGGCTGCCGCGTGAAGGAGAACGACGGAGATGGAGAACGCGACGGGGATGGAGGAGAACTGACAACCCGGTTTCAACCAGACTAATACTGCTCTGAATCCGTTAATGGAGTTGACATGTCTATTTTAGAGTATTGACTATGCCCAGTTTTTCTATAATGGAGAAACCCTCGCCTGTGCCTCTATTTCGTTGAAGCCGCATCCGTCGCGTTTCATAATGTCAAATCTCTCGCGAGCGA
Proteins encoded:
- the LOC103655887 gene encoding uncharacterized protein, with translation MDPNYESAEETDEKRTVGKSVDRTRPDTTISRRISRYLSTMQNHPQKVSDCSHHPKNLSTKSTICGSGARSLENSTANRTMYEAGSLSSSGVTMSNDTEPEKVWHYKDPSGNVQGPFTLLQLSKWRSYFPRDLRVWLTFESEERSLLLTEVLSKQQKDFTQAASHTSSKATLVGTGHTRNNPSVDQTNAFSPAGHSVVSFSGITVQYNKLGSRLQTTRSRAASSFRAISSHRAGSARRGCGRRPRRRNPCVVEISMVVGSTCAAPATAAAAGTPWAGPCAGPPPPPPRSSSPQPRHESPCSTDCWHGRSCCSVVSNTVSAMSVDGSKSEQQAYMIVGYAQLFYNGETLA